In Atopobium sp. oral taxon 416, the genomic stretch AGTTGATGAGGCGGCCTGGATTCTCGAAGCTGCAGTCGGCGAAGCGCCAGCTGCAGGCATCCTCACGGATCGTGTCGCCCTTGACTGCGTAGTACTTGATAGCAGCATGCATATGATAGGTGCCTTCGAGGATATGGGGATACTCGCCCGGTCCCACAATGCGGCAGCGCGTGACAAAGAGGTTTGTTGCTCCCAGACGGAAGGCATTGCAGGCGGTATTGAGATAGCAGGAGTCGACAAGCACATTCCTCGCATCGAAACCTGCAATGCAGTCATCACCGCACTTGAGCATGCAGCGCGCTATCTCGACATTCGTGCAGTGGTGGATATTGAATCCGTCATGTCCGCCGAGCACCGTGACGCCTTCGAACGAGACATTCGTGCAGGAGTCCACCTGATGGCTCCAGTTCGCGCTACGCTTGAACGTATAGCCAGAAAGCCGGACATTGCGGCAGCGGCAGATGCGCATGCCCATGGCGCCACGGAAGCCTTCCTCGCCCGCAGGATCGGTGCAGCCGACGCCGTCAATCGTGGAGCCCTCTTCGCCGGTGATTGCTACCTCTTCTGCATCTGCAGCTGTGATGAGAGCGCGGGTATAGTGAGGCGGAATCCCCTGGATGCGGGCAATGAAGGGATCCTGCGCATAGGCAAGAGTCGTCGGAATGCCCCAGTCGGTATAGTCGGCGATATCTGTGCTGCCCATAAAGTGGGCACCTTCTTCGAGATGGAGCTCCGTATGCCCGTAGAGCCTCACAGAACCGATATGGTAGGTGCCTTCAAGGACCGTGACACGCGCGCCGCCTTCCCCATGCGCGTGATCGAGCACCTCCTGGAATTCCTCCGTGACCAGTCGGTCTTCCTGTCCAAGCTCCTGCGGAATCTTGAGTTCGATCATGGCTCATCCTTCCTTGCTGGTAAGCTCTTCGAGCTTGCAGATGAAATCGGTCATAACGAAGGGGCATCGAGGTCGTGATAGACACGGATTGTGCGTGCTTCTGGTCCGCCATCCTCATAGCTCCCGTCATCAGCAATCACGGGCGCTGGCATCTCGTCCCAGCAGTCCTTCATCTCCGCCAGAAGCACGGCAGGAGCTGCCATATCACCGAACACCTAGCTTCCGTCCTGGATCCAGGAAGCCTTGCTGCGCATGCCTTCCTGGAAGCGCAAAAGCCCTTCTACAAGATGCTCACCTAAGGGACCCAACGTCCCAACCCTGAACTGTAATCTTTTGGTGGACAGTGGGATTCAGGGACTGGCAACAGATATGCTCTGTCCAGATACCCACCCAGCACAGTCAACAGATTGAAGAGATGAGATGTCGGTGAGCGCAAGCGAGATAGAGAAGGCAAAGTCCCGCACGAAGCCGGAAACACCCAAACACTACACTGAAGAAGTATTGCCTTGAGGCTATCGACTACTACAGGAAGGCACGTAAGGCCAACCCGAAGAAGAGCATCAAAGGATGCGCCGCGAAGCTTGGAATCAACGACAAGACCTTAAACGACTGGATCATCAAGCACTCAAAGACCAAAAGGGTGACCCAGGAAAGGATCGACGAGCACAAGCAGCTCGACGCAGTGAACAGGCGCATGCACGAGCTCGAAAGCGAGAATAAGTTCCTAAAGAGTGGCAGCCTTCTTCGCCAGAAGCCTCTGTTGAAGGACAGGTTTTAGCTCATGCTGGAGAAGAGGGCAACCTACAGCGTCTCGATGATGGCACGCGTACTGGAGGTGAGCAGGGCTCACTTCTACAGATGGCTCAAGGCCAAAGGCGGTGAGGACCTATGGGGTCCTCTCAAGGAAGCCATCTGCGCTATATGGGAGGAAAGCGACAGGCGCTTTAGCTTTTGCTAGGTATGGACCAAGCTCACAGGAGATCCAAAGTTACGCAAAATTTACAGGCACGACCCGCTACCGTGTGCGCAGGTGCATGGCTAAGCTGGGCATCTGCGGTATCTGATCCAATGCATCGAAGAGGTCGACGCTGCCCGCACCTGATACCCCCGAGCGCGCTGCCCTCACCCGGCGCGACTTTTCGTGTCTTGTGCCGACAGCCAAGCTCGTGGGTGATATAACCTATCGCAGGACCACGGCAGGCTTTATATATCTTACCGTCGTGCACCATCTGTGCACACACATGGTGGTGGGCTGAAGCATACAGGACAACATGAGGGCAGGCCTTGTCGTCTTTGCCCTGAAGATGGCATATTCGCGCGGATACGTGGCCAAAGGGGCCATATTCCAAGCAGCCCAGGCAGCCAGTACATAAGCTCAAAGCTGGCCGCCTGCTCAGCCGTACCCGACGTGAGGCTCTCCGTGGGGAGAACCGAAAGCTGTCACGACAATGCGCTCGCCGAATCGCTCTTCGCCACGCTCAAGAACGAATGGTACTACCATAAGCGCCTCTTCGATGCATCCACGACCAAGCACAAGGCACACGAGTTTAATCGAGTCGTACTACAACCGCTTCCGCCCGCATAAGTCCATAGGAGATCGCGTGCCCGCAGAGGTGATGCAGGAGTTCTTTGAGCACCTCGAGAGAGGCCTTGCATACGATCCAAAGGCGATGCAGACCGCATAAAAAATCTGAGATTTCTCTGTCCATTATATTGACAGGGCTCACTTTCACACAAACGTGATTGTATCACGTAGATATCTCAGACTGATAGCTATATTTCAGCATTCTCCCAGCTCACAAGCCTATCTGATTCTGATACAATCAATATCAGTCACCAGAGAAGGGATAGCCATGGCACTCAGGGAGATCAAGGCACCGACACGCTAGCAGCTCTTCATCGACGAGTTGCAGCAGATGATACTGTCAGGAGAGCTCAAGGCTGGAGACAGGCTTCCCTCCCAGCGCGAGCTTGCCCGCGAGACGAAGGTCTCTCTTTCGGTCGTGAATGCAGGTATCACGAATCTCGCAGACCGCGGCTTCGTGCGCATCGAGCCCCGCCAAGGCGTCTACGTGGCAGATATTGCCCGCGACGGAAACATTCAGACGCTTGTATCGATGCTCGACTACACGAGCACGGCACTCGACACAAGCCTCCTGGAGCCCATCATCAGCTTCAGGAAGGCACTGGAGCCCCAGATCGTGCGTGGTGCCTGCGAACATGCAGCCGAGGATGAGCTCGACCGCATCGATGCAGTCGTGCAGAAGATGGAGGAAGCCAGCGACGAGACGCTCCCCGAGCTCACCTTCGATTTCCACCATGAGGTGGAAATAGCTTCGGGTAACATGGTGTACTCGATGCTCGCGAACACGTTCAAGGACATCTATATCTCGTTCTTCCGGGCAACGCAGGCCTATTACCATCCTGAGCGCTCCCTCCCCTTCTTCCGCCATATGGCGGATCTCATCCGGGAAGGGGATGCTGAAGGTGCCGTTGCAGCGCAGATGGAAGAGTTCTCTGTCTGGCTCGAAGCGATGCCGAAGAAGACGAATGCATAAGCCGAATGCCATAACACATGCCTTCAGTTCTCCTCGGCCATGCAAAACAGCAACGAGATGTCTTAGATGAACCTGGCTATCTCGTCGATTTCCCAGAGCGGCACATTCACGAGCCACCCCTCATCTCTGTAAGGAGAAAGGGATGTCCGCACCGCCCGCTCGAGCTGGAATTTCTGGCAAGCCGCTTTGAGACTCTTTGACCTCAAGTTCTCTGCTGCTTTCACCTCTATGGGCACTATTGTCGCCCCCTGTGACAGAGCGAAATCTACTTCGGCCGTACCGGTGGATGAAGACCAATAGACAGGATCGAAACCTTGCGCCACAAGCTGCTGGGCAACATACTGCTCCGTCAGGCCACCCTTGAACTCCGTGAACAGTCTGGGGCCCTCCAGCACTACTGAAGGATTGAGGCCAGACAGGGCACAGAGCAGTCCTGTATCGATGCAAAACAGCTTGAAAGAGGAAAGATCTTCATAGGACAGGGGCGAGAAACGCAGCGCTTCTACACGGGGCACCTTTGTGACCACGCCGTAATCGCTGAGCCATTGCAGCGCTTCCTCAAAATCGCGCGCACGACCTCCGGGACGTACTGATCCGTACACGAAGCGCTTGTTTTCATGGGCAAGCTGTCCCGGCAGAGATTTCCATGCAAGATACATGCGTTCGAGTATCCTGCCAGGCGCATGCTTCGCGAAATCGTCGTTATAGCCCTCGAGGATTCCGTTCTGTACTGACCGTACGGCTCTGAAGTCCTTCTCCTCGCTGAAGAACTCAACCGCCTCAGGCATACCTCCGACGACAAGGTATTCCTTGAGGAGCGGCACAAGTCGGTTCT encodes the following:
- a CDS encoding helix-turn-helix domain-containing protein, whose protein sequence is MLEKRATYSVSMMARVLEVSRAHFYRWLKAKGGEDLWGPLKEAICAIWEESDRRFSFC
- a CDS encoding glycosyl hydrolase family 28 protein; this encodes MIELKIPQELGQEDRLVTEEFQEVLDHAHGEGGARVTVLEGTYHIGSVRLYGHTELHLEEGAHFMGSTDIADYTDWGIPTTLAYAQDPFIARIQGIPPHYTRALITAADAEEVAITGEEGSTIDGVGCTDPAGEEGFRGAMGMRICRCRNVRLSGYTFKRSANWSHQVDSCTNVSFEGVTVLGGHDGFNIHHCTNVEIARCMLKCGDDCIAGFDARNVLVDSCYLNTACNAFRLGATNLFVTRCRIVGPGEYPHILEGTYHMHAAIKYYAVKGDTIREDACSWRFADCSFENPGRLINYDYGSAKGYQTERPLVDLHLVRCTAEGISQSSFFKGRADVPGTLELEDYQLQYAPDEANVGKLCIQLGEGAKLLQENVSYEGEEPLMGPRVVEEDEMKAEVLKKATK
- a CDS encoding ATP-binding protein, whose amino-acid sequence is MQRKIEAQLVEWKDSPHRKPLLLRGARQTGKTWLIEDFGERYFRDTIKIDFMHDEQARGLFEGDLDPKRIIREIELIYGRGINPETTLLAFDEIQEAPRGLTSLKYFCEQAHEYHVIAAGSYIGIAMRRQGESFPVGKVDQLVLHPMDFEEYVRARAGAPLADALAEADMDMLAKVQNRLVPLLKEYLVVGGMPEAVEFFSEEKDFRAVRSVQNGILEGYNDDFAKHAPGRILERMYLAWKSLPGQLAHENKRFVYGSVRPGGRARDFEEALQWLSDYGVVTKVPRVEALRFSPLSYEDLSSFKLFCIDTGLLCALSGLNPSVVLEGPRLFTEFKGGLTEQYVAQQLVAQGFDPVYWSSSTGTAEVDFALSQGATIVPIEVKAAENLRSKSLKAACQKFQLERAVRTSLSPYRDEGWLVNVPLWEIDEIARFI
- a CDS encoding integrase core domain-containing protein, yielding MRLSVGRTESCHDNALAESLFATLKNEWYYHKRLFDASTTKHKAHEFNRVVLQPLPPA
- a CDS encoding FadR/GntR family transcriptional regulator, whose translation is MQQMILSGELKAGDRLPSQRELARETKVSLSVVNAGITNLADRGFVRIEPRQGVYVADIARDGNIQTLVSMLDYTSTALDTSLLEPIISFRKALEPQIVRGACEHAAEDELDRIDAVVQKMEEASDETLPELTFDFHHEVEIASGNMVYSMLANTFKDIYISFFRATQAYYHPERSLPFFRHMADLIREGDAEGAVAAQMEEFSVWLEAMPKKTNA